CCGAGGATGCGTTCGCCGCTCGGACTGTAATAGCCCTTGTCGGTGGTGAGGTCCCAGTCCCAGAGGCCGCTTTTGGTTCCTTCTAGGGCGAGCCGCAGGCGCTCCTCGCTTTTGCGCAGTTCCTCCTCCATCTGCTGTCGTTCTTGCCACTGGGTCTTGAAGGGTCGGTAGAAGAAATAATAGGCCGGCCACAGCACGATCAGCATGGAGGCCACGTCGATAAAGATCTCGGTCACGGAGATGGTCGGGTGGAGTTTGGCCTTAATCAGCCATTCCCCGATCTCGGCGATGAAGAGGACGAGGATGACCACCCACAGCAGCCGGCCGGGTGAGAGGTCGAACAACGGAAGCTTGTTCCGCATTTTTTTCCAGGAGGAGGGATTTTCCTGGGATTTCCGGGGGGAGGGGAACATGTTTTCGTCCTCGATTAATTCCGTAAAATTACGCATTAATCCGATGACCAGGATACGCTACCTGTTTGCGCAGGATTCTGCCGGTTGCTAGATTTTTAATTTCATTATCGTTAACACCTATCTTAACTATACAATTGAGGGGATGAGCAAATCTATGGGAGAGTTTGAATTCGGAAATGAAAATTTGCCCTTTTGAATGAGAAAAATGGCTGATTTGAGGGGAATTGATGCGTTCGGGCTCTCAGGATTTCCAGATGTCCGGGTCGACCAGGCCGATGCGGATGGCGTATTTCACCATTTCGACGGGGCTGTCCATACCGAGCTTGGTGGCGATATTGAGCCGGTGTTTTTCGACGGTCTTGGGGCTGATGCAGAGAGTGTCGGCGATCTGGATTGTGGAGAGGCCCTCGACGAGCAGCATGAAGACCTGCCGTTCCCTTTCTGAAAGGCTCTGGTAGCCCTCGTCGGGAGTCGCCGTCGAGCGGCCTTTCAGGTAGACGTCGACGACCGAAGAGGTGATGGATGAGCTCAGGAAATAGCGGCCCTTGGCAACGGCCCGAATGGCGCCGAGAATCTCTTCGCTCGGTCCCCCCTTCAGGATATAGCCGAGAGCACCGGCGTCGAGGGCCTGGCGGGCGTAGGCCTCCTTTTCGTACATGGAGAGGATCACGACCTTCGTCTCGGGTGAAGTATCCTTGACCATCTGCGCGGTTTCCAGGCCGGTCAGACGGGGCATGGCGATGTCGAGCAGCAGAACATCGGGATGATGAACCCGAGCCTTCTCCAGGGCTTCCATGCCATCACCGGCTTCCTCGACCACCTCCATGTCGGCCTCGGCTTCCAGCAACTGGCGCAATCCCTTCCTGACGATGGGATGGTCATCGGCGATCAGAACCCGAATGCCGCTCATGGTGTCTCCCCTGGTTCCTGTGGCTGGTTCGGGAGGAAGGCCTTGACGGTCGTCCCTTCTCCTGGGCTCGAGATGATCTCCAGTCGCCCTCCCAGGGCGGCGACCCGCTCCCGCATCCCCACCAGGCCGATGCCCCCCTGATTTTTTTCCCCCGGGAGAGTCAGCTGCGGCTCGAATCCTACCCCGTCGTCCTGTACGGCCAGAAGGATCTCGGAACCTTCCCGCTGCAGCCGGATATCGATCGTTCGCGCCCGGGCGTGCTTGACCGCGTTGTTGAGGGCTTCCTGGTAGATTCTGAAGAGGGTGATCTCGACCTCGGGTTCCAGGCGTTGCCGCTCCAGGCCCGGGGCTTGAAAAGTGATCTGAAGGTCATACAGGTGTTTTCGCAGGTTCTCGAGGTCGTATTTCAGGGCCGGCACCAGGCCGCTGTCGAGAGCCGGCGGCCGCAGGCGGGCGGTGACCTGACGGATCTCATGCCCCAGTTGCGTGGTCAGGTCGATGAGCTGCCGGCACCGGGCAACATCCTCGGGCTCCTGCAAGGTGCGCTTGAAAACCCCTAGATCCAGCTGCAGAACGGTCACCAACTGGCCTAAATGGTCGTGCAGGTCCCGGGCCAGGCGGGCTCTTTCGTTCTCGGCTGTCCGATCCAACTGCTGCCAGAGTAGATGCAGTGCAGCTTCGGCCTGCTTTCGCATGGTGATGTCGGTGTGGGTTCCTGTCACCCGGAGAGCCTTCCCCGCCGAGTCCCTTTCGACGACCCGGCCGCGGTCGAGGATCCAGATGTCATGGCCGTCCTTGGTGCGCATGCGGTACTCAGACTGGTAGCTGGGAGTAAGCCCGTTCACGTGGTCCGTCAGGGCCTGGAGCGTCTTCTCCCGGTCCTCGGGGTGCAGGTGGCTCTCCCAACTGCTGTAATGGGACGCCAGCTCCCCTGGTTCATAGCCGAGCATTGTTTGCCAGCGGGGACTGAAGTAGACCTCGCCGGTCGGCACGAGCCAATCCCACACTCCGTCGTTGATCGCCTCGAGGGCGTACTTCAAGCGCTCCTCGCTTGTTTTCAGCGCCTCCTCCATCCGCTGACGCTGGTGCCACTGGGTCTGAAAGGGTCGGTAGATGATAAAATAGATAGGTACAAGCACCACCAGCATGGAAATCATGTCGATAAAGGCATGAGGCAGATCCGACTCGGGGAACGCGTGGCCCAGAAGCAGCCGCTCGCCTACCTCGGCAAGGAGGATGGAAAGGATCACCACCAGCAGAAGCCGGCCGGGGGAGACGTCGAGTAAAGGGTGTTTCATTCGCAATCCGTTCCAGTTGGTGATATCCATCGGGGGGTCATAAGGGGAGGAGGACATGGTTTTGGCCTCATCTCTATTCTTGAAAATCAGTGTTAATGACAGGGGCCGGGTTCAAATGATTTTCCCTGAAGTATACCATGGGGGCAGTGTGCGCGCTCGGGAAAAAACCTGAAAAAACCGGTGCGAATCAGCCGGGATGGCAGTATTCCTCGACACCGGCGTACCCTGACAAGGTTTTCGCGTTTCACCCGAATTTGCAGAATCGGGTAGAATGATCAGGTAGGGAGATGGGCTGAGCGTGGGCGGAGCGAAGTTGGTATGAACGGAATGGAAATGTATCTCGGCGGATCGCCACTGGTGGCGGTCGGGGCAGCCTTTGCTGGAGGACTTCTCGTCAGCCTTTCCCCCTGCGTCTACCCGATGATCCCCATTGTGTCCGCCTATGTTGGCTCCCGCACCGCCGGGGCGAAAACCCGGGTGAGGTCTTTTCTCCTTTCGATGGGGTATGTGGTGGGAATGGCCGCCGTCTATTCGCTGCTGGGCATGGTTGCGGCCCTGACCGGAAGTTTCTTCGGACAGATCAGCACCAACCCCTGGGCGCTGCTGATTGTCGCCAATATCCTCCTCCTGTTTGCCCTGAACATCCTGGAGGTGCTGCCATTTCCCGCCTGGTTTGCGGATCGTCCCATGGAGCCGGCCGCCGGAGGGGTAATCGGAGCATTCCTGATCGGCGCCGCTTCGGGCCTGGTAGCCTCCCCCTGTGTTTCGCCGGTACTATTCGGCCTGCTCACCTACGTTGCCACGACCCAGAGTGTTGCCTACGGAGGCTTTCTGCTTTTCGCCTTTTCCATGGGGATGGGCGTTCTGCTCATTGTAATCGGTACGTTTTCGGGGATGGCCGCCGCTCTGCCCAGGCCGGGCCGCTGGATGGTCGGCGTAAAAAAGATTCTCGGCCTGCTGATGCTGGGTCTGGCGATATATTATCTGGTGAAGGCCGGGCAGGCGTGGTTTTAAGGGAGCTGAAGATGACCAGAATCGTAAAAACTCTTTTGCTGGTGCTG
This window of the Desulfuromonadales bacterium genome carries:
- a CDS encoding response regulator transcription factor; this encodes MSGIRVLIADDHPIVRKGLRQLLEAEADMEVVEEAGDGMEALEKARVHHPDVLLLDIAMPRLTGLETAQMVKDTSPETKVVILSMYEKEAYARQALDAGALGYILKGGPSEEILGAIRAVAKGRYFLSSSITSSVVDVYLKGRSTATPDEGYQSLSERERQVFMLLVEGLSTIQIADTLCISPKTVEKHRLNIATKLGMDSPVEMVKYAIRIGLVDPDIWKS
- a CDS encoding PAS domain-containing protein, with translation MKHPLLDVSPGRLLLVVILSILLAEVGERLLLGHAFPESDLPHAFIDMISMLVVLVPIYFIIYRPFQTQWHQRQRMEEALKTSEERLKYALEAINDGVWDWLVPTGEVYFSPRWQTMLGYEPGELASHYSSWESHLHPEDREKTLQALTDHVNGLTPSYQSEYRMRTKDGHDIWILDRGRVVERDSAGKALRVTGTHTDITMRKQAEAALHLLWQQLDRTAENERARLARDLHDHLGQLVTVLQLDLGVFKRTLQEPEDVARCRQLIDLTTQLGHEIRQVTARLRPPALDSGLVPALKYDLENLRKHLYDLQITFQAPGLERQRLEPEVEITLFRIYQEALNNAVKHARARTIDIRLQREGSEILLAVQDDGVGFEPQLTLPGEKNQGGIGLVGMRERVAALGGRLEIISSPGEGTTVKAFLPNQPQEPGETP
- a CDS encoding cytochrome c biogenesis protein CcdA yields the protein MNGMEMYLGGSPLVAVGAAFAGGLLVSLSPCVYPMIPIVSAYVGSRTAGAKTRVRSFLLSMGYVVGMAAVYSLLGMVAALTGSFFGQISTNPWALLIVANILLLFALNILEVLPFPAWFADRPMEPAAGGVIGAFLIGAASGLVASPCVSPVLFGLLTYVATTQSVAYGGFLLFAFSMGMGVLLIVIGTFSGMAAALPRPGRWMVGVKKILGLLMLGLAIYYLVKAGQAWF